One genomic region from Drosophila busckii strain San Diego stock center, stock number 13000-0081.31 chromosome 3R, ASM1175060v1, whole genome shotgun sequence encodes:
- the LOC108604009 gene encoding probable Rho GTPase-activating protein CG5521 isoform X2, with protein sequence MFTKKSHADVKKSTAKLQDCKKDSASRLRHLRTILDNVDYEESKSLFETNYSHVYFILYDTFIQAEANLKQKVHKAHREELDGSLWLLEKILCLLPELLARRWQCHSLSRIMAKLLHLGNSPKLRREGVKYFLLWYQTLGENAPGYVHAMYADLIPGLIVPQKGVLGPDTEFSATDFLTHPNMKADGGMASVFHDSAFSHPVQSSELVALLPPSSSEKSAPPDPRDGLEVLLNSMVQTAACLRWRDNRAQKDHRAFAFLLQRFKEVFLPVFSPSFDASTSIYNPRLELPVMRAIHKKEEVMASCVVVLINWVSRFTHERLLSHRLDCALQIEGVDHARLLGYQQGLIVRDVFYVSRENINFVHEVYRQAFLLNFTSKAQIEAIRTAIAVYRDWMTGSTPPPFLLEPNDDGQSGMLHTPNSNSNAGGTPRSQRLRTPSYVGAMQQQGSKEQQLVLRAGMQNVLQVFVTNAANVFLVNTANLNICFPARTRDHHSTPLQEQTEICKKVLNVYRTMVMNTRMESRTWEQLLLVLLQVTSVVLHQQPPPSGAKCANLGGILGSAIFQTLIVTWIRAHTNVPVNVLLWEKFLNVLQSLTHREELIIEWNKTIQTLTRVFSRYTYGINLLDLPLDRVAESRGKRRRIGSVWQAGGSGSGSNSNVVSQAQRERDSNSSRSEESSQTGSNSQAPLLPTTQRAHHQHTQSQGGVPQGSRTLPLSPLLSRSYSEGSLASAARNSRMRMRRRQTAQPSASKIEIELEPVQQQQQDMRRAMSLDSLAPPSKPRQRQRCSSQQQEDFATEDGESGAGSRSPSPTASSGIEGGSIKDAQLQIDVLAAEDNDNSGSFGGGSYNSDRRSIMLGGAATGWLPDSTSIMWKRMLGALGDVNRINKSELHAQVFKHLLEMTQNLIKIKQNQGISTDNQSTPAPPTLVPPIGVVAPWCYGALTLERSFKKGKLWALQLLCSLALQGAIGLPQLPLFYHALHQLLTGEDRDLIYAIMKHLEGPRLLSLLLPGHTLLLLDLVHASAILLTSLEVTRSTPRAEVASLLGSLLCYPPTLLPRPVLQPTAQQFELMECADLQDHILNIMLRCARREPSAKARCIALCQLGQWLLLRLSQPQQQPHAPPRGQFQQTVPHAKHVTPPKANTNYHPRIREVLQVLLQALQFKHHTVAVIAVDALKLCAERGAQLAAVERLPQLIISSLCRALEIQNVSKPKDADKVVLTSLMLCLGEFCMAIPAAVMLTPYNEQGDTLVLQVLRVLLQVASAAPRHERVKLTADDDFDMHIAHDDLQGDGKLPEASYQTAETIHACITAIKLCARAVAMQLVTHLGHFPMGIGASRLSSMVEEQDDIYNSSGINTLERRDSMELPSVVNAQNLQLFMLNAGLVASFIELPTLKLPGGGITAGLITAEKQVRVLMRDLNGKACWDASILYSEPRKAELKLAPTPDCSLTPVSLQLPRHTLRHRSPGVLPLAKDAAPDLDQLDDMLAYIGHTSAECVPPSVTQLNAPSCSPLGSGHEAQAISVILNQRQLEQEHLTAQPLKHADSSCSLHSASVSHDSGSLSARSESPFQYCRLLFSHLGLAGWERRSRTHLLQRSEKLLRELRNVDLQKCRETHKMAVIYVAAGQEDKSSILRNTSGSSMYEMFVSALGWEIELETHNGFLGGLPRQGCGATAPYYATPFLELVYHVATRMPSDSSEALLLKTRHLGNDEVHIVWSEHHRDYRRDILPTEFCDVLIVVYPLRNGLFRVTVNRKAEVPWFGPLANESVVSGACLATLIRATAINASRTKRAALPLYQQFYEERNRSLDSVSSRYKESTTFEDFASRIYNPMPMSSLGTLRESNASSSGAPLAAALIDHNRASVKGWVQASIDATPTIALAPSPSAGSTAAMEANTMSALTSASPRGPRKLGAPFKSITKKHSLQQIVVGGSSAGGSTGGETPPDSPTLPLRRIK encoded by the exons atgtttacaaagAAATCACACGCTGATGTTAAGAAGTCAACAGCGAAGCTGCAAGATTGCAAAAAGGATTCGGCCTCACGTTTGCGACACCTACGCACAATTTTAG ATAATGTCGATTATGAAGAGTCCAAGTCGCTGTTCGAGACAAATTATAGCCATGTCTACTTTATACTCTACGACACTTTCATTCAGGCCGAGGCAAATCTCAAGCAAAAAG TGCACAAAGCGCATCGCGAGGAACTGGACGGCTCGCTCTGGTTGCTGGAGAAGATACTATGCCTGCTGCCGGAGCTGCTCGCCCGACGCTGGCAATGTCACTCGCTCAGCCGCATTatggccaagctgctgcatttgggCAACTCGCCCAAGCTGCGACGCGAGGGTGTCAA aTACTTCTTGCTGTGGTATCAAACGCTGGGCGAGAATGCGCCCGGCTATGTGCATGCCATGTATGCGGATCTAATACCAGGACTTATAGTGCCACAGAAGGGAGTGCTGGGTCCAGATACTGAATTCAGCGCTACAGACTTTCTAACGCATCCGAATATGAAAGCAGACGGCGGCATGGCTTCCGTATTTCATGACAGCGCCTTTTCGCATCCAGTGCAGAGTTCCGAGCTGGTGGCATTGCTGCCGCCCTCATCCAGCGAAAAGTCAGCGCCACCAGATCCACGCGATGGACTCGAAGTTCTACTCAATAGCATGGTACAAACCGCCGCCTGCCTGCGCTGGCGCGACAATCGAGCGCAGAAGGATCATCGCGCATTTGCGTTTCTGCTGCAGCGCTTCAAGGAGGTCTTTTTGCCTGTGTTCTCGCCCAGCTTTGATGCCAGCACTTCCATATACAATCCACGCCTGGAGCTGCCTGTGATGCGTGCCATACACAAAAAGGAGGAGGTGATGGCCTCCTGTGTGGTGGTGCTCATCAACTGGGTGTCGCGTTTTACGCACGAGCGCTTGCTTAGCCATCGTCTGGACTGTGCGCTGCAGATCGAGGGCGTGGATCATGCTCGCCTGCTGGGCTATCAGCAGGGCCTGATAGTGCGCGATGTTTTCTATGTGAGCCGTGAGAACATTAACTTTGTGCACGAGGTTTATCGTCAGGCGTTTCTGCTGAACTTCACCTCGAAGGCGCAAATCGAGGCAATACGCACCGCCATTGCGGTCTACAGGGATTGGATGACGGGCAGCACACCGCCGCCGTTTCTGCTGGAGCCCAACGATGATGGCCAGTCAGGCATGTTGCATACGccgaacagcaacagcaatgcaggCGGCACGCCACGCAGTCAGCGCCTGCGCACGCCCTCCTATGTGGGCGCCATGCAGCAGCAAGGcagcaaggagcagcagctggtgctgcGCGCGGGCATGCAAAACGTACTCCAAGTCTTTGTCACGAATGCAGCGAATGTTTTCCTAGTGAACACGGCTAATCTGAACATTTGCTTTCCCGCACGCACACGCGATCATCACTCGACGCCGCTGCAGGAGCAAACGGAGATATGCAAGAAGGTGCTGAACGTCTATCGCACCATGGTGATGAACACGCGCATGGAGTCGCGCACCtgggagcagctgctgcttgtgctgctgcaggTCACCTCGGTGGTGTTGCATCAGCAGCCGCCGCCCAGCGGCGCCAAGTGCGCCAATTTGGGCGGCATACTCGGCTCGGCTATATTCCAAACGCTGATAGTCACCTGGATACGCGCGCATACCAATGTGCCGGTCAATGTGCTGCTCTGGGAGAAGTTTCTCAATGTGCTGCAGTCGCTGACGCATCGCGAGGAGCTGATCATAGAATGGAACAAGACCATACAGACGTTGACGCGCGTCTTTTCGCGTTATACCTATGGAATTAATCTGTTGGATTTGCCGCTGGACCGCGTGGCCGAGAGTCGCGGCAAGCGGCGGCGCATTGGCAGCGTGTGGCAAGCgggcggcagtggcagcggcagcaacagcaatgtggTCAGCCAGGCGCAGCGGGAGCGTGACTCGAACAGCAGTCGCTCCGAGGAGAGCTCGCAGACGGGCAGCAACAGTCAGGCGCCACTGCTGCCCACAACGCAGCGTGCGCATCATCAGCATACGCAATCGCAGGGCGGCGTGCCACAAGGATCGCGTACGCTGCCGCTGAGTCCGCTGCTGAGCCGCAGCTACAGCGAGGGCAGTTTGGCCTCAGCTGCGCGCAACTCGCGCATGCGCATGCGACGTCGCCAAACAGCGCAGCCAAGCGCCTCTAAGATTGAAATTGAGCTTGAgcctgtgcagcagcagcagcaggatatGCGACGCGCCATGTCGCTGGACTCGCTGGCGCCGCCAAGCAAGCCACGTCAACGCCAACGCTGCAGCTCACAGCAGCAGGAAGACTTTGCCACTGAGGATGGTGAAAGTGGCGCTGGCTCGCGCTCGCCCTCGCCCACAGCCAGCAGCGGCATTGAGGGTGGCAGCATTAAGGATGCGCAGCTGCAAATCGATGTGTTGGCCGCTGAGGATAACGACAACTCGGGCAGCTTTGGTGGCGGCTCTTACAACTCGGATCGCCGCTCTATTATGCTGGGCGGCGCTGCCACGGGCTGGCTGCCCGACTCCACCTCGATTATGTGGAAACGCATGCTGGGCGCGCTGGGTGATGTGAATCGCATTAACAAGTCGGAGCTGCATGCGCAGGTGTTCAAGCATTTGCTCGAGATGACGCAGAATCTAATCAAAATCAAACAGAATCAAGGCATATCGACGGACAATCAGAGCACGCCGGCGCCGCCGACGCTAGTGCCGCCCATAGGCGTGGTAGCGCCTTGGTGCTATGGTGCGCTCACACTGGAGCGCAGCTTCAAGAAGGGCAAGCTCtgggcgctgcagctgctctgctCGCTGGCGCTGCAAGGCGCCATTGGGCTGCCACAGTTGCCTTTGTTCTATCATGCGCTGCATCAGCTGCTGACGGGTGAGGATCgtgatttgatttatgctaTAATGAAGCATCTGGAGGGTCCACGTCTgctcagtttgctgctgccggggcacacgctgctgctgctggatttGGTGCATGCCAGCGCCATTTTGCTGACTTCGCTGGAGGTGACGCGCAGCACGCCGCGTGCTGAGGTCGCCTCGCTGCTGGGCTCGCTGCTTTGCTATCCGCCCacgctgctgccacgccccgtGCTGCAGCCTACAGCGCAGCAATTCGAGCTAATGGAATGCGCTGATCTGCAGGATCATATACTGAACATAATGCTGCGTTGCGCGCGTCGTGAGCCTTCGGCCAAGGCGCGCTGCATAGCGCTTTGCCAGCTGGgccagtggctgctgctgagactgtcgcagccgcagcagcaaccgcatgCGCCTCCACGTGGCCAGTTCCAGCAGACGGTGCCGCATGCCAAGCATGTCACCCCACCCAAAGCGAACACCAATTATCATCCACGCATACGCGAAGTGTTGCAAGTGCTGTTGCAAGCGCTGCAGTTCAAGCATCACACAGTGGCTGTCATAGCTGTGGACGCGCTGAAGCTGTGCGCGGAGCGTGGTGCGCAGCTGGCGGCTGTGGAGCGTCTGCCGCAGTTGATCATCAGCTCGCTGTGTCGTGCGCTGGAAATACAAAACGTAAGCAAGCCCAAGGATGCGGACAAGGTGGTGCTAACCTCACTGATGCTATGTCTGGGCGAATTCTGCATGGCGATACCTGCAGCGGTGATGCTGACGCCGTACAACGAGCAAGGCGACACGCTGGTGTTGCAAGTGCTGCGCgtgctgctgcaagtggcCTCAGCTGCGCCCAGGCACGAGCGCGTTAAGCTTACGGCGGATGATGACTTTGATATGCATATAGCGCACGATGATCTGCAGGGCGATGGCAAATTGCCCGAGGCGAGCTATCAGACGGCGGAGACTATACACGCCTGCATTACGGCCATAAAGCTGTGCGCACGCGCCGTGGCCATGCAGCTGGTCACGCATCTGGGTCACTTTCCCATGGGCATTGGCGCTTCACGTTTGAGTTCCATGGTGGAGGAGCAGGATGACATTTATAACAGCAGCGGCATTAATACGCTGGAGCGTCGTGACTCCATGGAGCTGCCCTCGGTGGTGAATGCACAGAATCTGCAGCTCTTTATGCTGAACGCTGGCTTGGTGGCCAGCTTCATTGAGCTGCCTACGCTGAAGCTGCCAGGCGGCGGCATTACCGCTGGCCTAATCACAGCCGAGAAGCAGGTGCGCGTGCTTATGCGTGATTTGAATGGCAAAGCCTGCTGGGATGCCTCCATACTCTACTCGGAGCCGCGCAAGGCTGAGCTAAAGCTTGCGCCCACGCCGGACTGCAGCTTGACGCCAgtgtcgctgcagctgccgcggCACACGCTGCGTCATCGTTCGCCAGGCGTGCTGCCGCTGGCTAAGGATGCAGCGCCAGATTTGGATCAGCTGGATGATATGCTCGCCTATATTGGACACACCAGTGCAGAGTGCGTGCCGCCCAGCGTTACGCAGCTGAATGCGCCCAGCTGCAGTCCCCTGGGCAGCGGCCATGAGGCGCAGGCTATATCCGTTATACTCAATCAGCGCCAGCTGGAGCAAGAGCATCTGACTGCGCAGCCCTTGAAGCATGCCGACTCCAGCTGCTCACTGCACAGCGCCAGCGTGAGCCATGACTCGGGCAGCTTGTCCGCGCGCTCGGAGTCGCCGTTCCAGTACTGCCGCCTGCTCTTCTCGCATCTGggcttggctggctgggaGCGACGCTCACGCACgcatttgctgcagcgcagcgAGAAGCTGCTGCGCGAGCTGCGCAATGTCGACTTGCAAAAGTGTCGGGAGACACACAAGATGGCTGTCATCTATGTGGCCGCCGGGCAGGAGGACAAGAGCAGCATTTTGCGGAAtaccagcggcagcagcatgtACGAAATGTTTGTCTCTGCGCTGGGCTGGGAGATTGAGCTGGAGACGCACAATGGTTTTCTGGGCGGGCTGCCGCGTCAGGGCTGCGGTGCTACGGCGCCTTATTATGCCACGCCATTTTTGGAGCTGGTCTATCATGTGGCCACGCGCATGCCCTCGGACTCATcggaggcgctgctgctgaagacGCGTCATCTGGGCAACGATGAGGTGCACATTGTGTGGAGCGAACATCATCGTGACTACAGACGCGACATTTTGCCCACGGAGTTTTGTGATGTGCTCATTGTCGTCTATCCGCTGCGCAATGGATTATTCCGTGTCACAGTGAATCGCAAGGCTGAGGTGCCTTGGTTTGGACCGCTGGCCAACGAGAGTGTTGTCAGCGGCGCCTGCCTGGCCACGCTCATACGCGCCACGGCCATCAATGCGAGTCGCACCAAGCGCGCTGCTCTGCCGCTCTATCAGCAGTT CTATGAGGAGCGCAATCGTTCGCTGGACAGCGTCTCGTCGCGCTATAAGGAGAGCACTACCTTTGAGGACTTTGCCAGTCGCATCTACAATCCCATGCCCATGTCCAGTCTGGGCACCTTGCGTGAATCCAATGCCAGCAGCTCTGGCGCGCCACTGGCAGCTGCTTTGATAGATCACAATCGCGCCTCAGTTAAAG GCTGGGTGCAAGCATCTATtgatgccacgcccacaatagCACTGGCGCCTTCGCCTTCGGCTGGCTCCACAGCAGCCATGGAGGCCAATACTATGAGTGCACTTACTTCGGCCTCGCCACGCGGTCCAAGGAAACTGGGCGCACCCTTCAAGAGCATCACCAAGAAGCATTCACTGCAGCAGATCGTAGTCGGCGGCAGCAGTGCAGGTGGCAGCACCGGTGGCGAGACGCCGCCGGACAGTCCAACGCTGCCGTTGCGTCGCATCAAATAG